A stretch of DNA from Cryptomeria japonica chromosome 4, Sugi_1.0, whole genome shotgun sequence:
TCAGAGTCAAAGATCTGAGGCTTTGGAATCCCACGCACACCCTTAAGAGCAACACAGTGAGTCCAATCAGAAATCGTGTCACTTGAACAGCATAATCGAGCATTGTTAAACTCGAAAAGGTCAAGCGAACCCGGATGAAGCTCAAAAATACGCTCTATCATATTTTGGATTTTAGTAGGGCTACAACGATGAAGAaaagaaatcatttgaaaatttttggttttttttttgagaCGAGAGAAAAATGGACTGCTTCTTTGAAGGGTTTTGAAGGGTATTTTACTGAGAATCAAGTGATTTTACTGAGAATCAAGTGCAGAATGCAATCTGCAAGTCTCTAGGATTAGTCGTGCAAGTCGTCTAGGGTTAGTCGACTTCTTTTCCGAGCCATAATGAAGCGCAGTATGCTCAAAGCCTAGTGAGTCAGAAATATTTATAGCGGTTTAAACATAGTTTGCTTTTGAGTCTTAGCTTTGATCATGGGAATATTCTAAATCCAACAGTTCAAAATACTTAGCTGAACATAGAGAAGACCAAATTTAAGATCACACATAAATAGAAACTCTCTATCTTGGATTCAATCTAGAAATCCTTTATTCCAGTAACTAATCTGGATTAAAATAGATAAAACACAGACATCCATTAATAAATTTGTAGAGACCAGAATAAGTTTTATATTGCAATCAAATAGCCAATACATTCTATCTAATAAATTCCCAAATTTTACATCGCTTTCCATTAGACTGCTACAGATATCTCAACAAATTTCAAACACATAGGAGAGCAGATTCTTCCATTGCGTAGGGGAGAACATAATAAACAAAGCCAATTTAGTGAAGCGCTCATACAACAAAGCTGTTTAAATGGATGATCTCATAAAATGCTTCTTCCCAGCCAACTTCTCATACCATCCATGAttcataaaaaaatgaatttactTCCCAAaacaatttaaaaagaaaatttcatAGAAGCAACAACACATACCTAGATGAGTAGCTTGAAAGATGCTATCTAAAGATTCACAACTATCAAAAGCAGTCACCTATATTTACATGCACAGCAAGAAGTAAATGCTTGATATGAAGCTTAAGTCAAAGCTTATGGTTAACAAAAAAAACAATGAAAGTTATGGAAGTGAGTTTGATGTCATGTATCGCTGGCAAACATTTCCTATTATTTTAAAGAAGCCTATGGGTTGAACAAATCCCAATTAAATCTACAAGGCTGGGGAGGAGGCGAAACTATCTTCTGAGATGAGGAagggcaaggagcagcaattgtCTATTCGAAACTGAGGGACAGATCAAACGAACCTCTTTCTCCAGATGTGGCCTCTCCTCAATTGTGATCGGCTGCTTCCAAAAACCCGTTCCTTTCTCCCTCACCAAATATCTGCTAAAAACCAAATGATGTTTGCAAAAATACAGACCAAATGCAAATGATATTTGCAAAAAGATACAAGAAATACTAATTGGGGACGACAAAGATATAAGTGCAAATCAAATGAGGTGAATCGCTCCACTTCTTGTATGCAGTAACGTTAGACTCTTCAGCTGTCATTAGTTTTGTAACTGTCTTCAAATCTTTCGTTTTCTTTAATGTTTACACAGAATATTCTACTTTTATTCTATGCTTCACTCCTCTATTATGACTGTATAAGAACGCCTCTCGACATAATTATCTACTTCATATAAATTCTATTTTAACCTCTCATGGAGTTCTCCCCATGCAAAAGGGGAGGAATTAATCTTATGCCAATAAATGCTGGAGAGAAGCATTCCAGAAATAACTTTAAAATTAGTCATCCTCTCCACGtacaaaataaatatttatgtataATAACACCATTCATCCTTCCAACTGTAACATCAAAACAAAAAAACTTCAATGTATTTCCTTCCAGCTGTAAATTAACCCCAAAAAAGTTAAGCACAAACCCTAACTAAACTCTCCGTCGAGCTCCCAGATAAACCCTATGTTCCTCTTCACCGCAAGATTCCGTCTCACTCAGATGAAATTCACAAGATCGCAGTCGACGCATATCTTTTCCCTTGCAGTACACCGTGATAAGAAAACTTTGGTTTCTGTAGATGGTCGCTGAAGATTCCAAGCCAGATTGATAAATTCCTCAGCACTAACGCCATTGAATCCTTTCTTTCGGGAAATTAATAATGTTTTCAAAGCCGGAGCTATTCGAAAAAGACAGGAAAGTAGAGGCACAGGGTGATGAAAGTAGGTTATGTTCAGGTGAACCCACTTTAGATTCTCCAGCGGTAAAATTGCATCATCATCACGCTGAAAGAAGTCTGTCTGCATTGCACCATGAGATCAAAGAAAGAATATCAATACTTTTGAGAGATTGAGTCAGAATTAGTAAATATAAATACAAGACAATACAATTCTAATTAAAGATTCAAATGGAGTATTATAACCCTAACAAATAATGGACGAAAAGTACAGAAAAGTCGTAAATGGAGAATAGTAGAGTATTCTTAATGCCTTGACTAGAAATGCTACACTGGAAGCGGTTGTCAGTTTGTCACACTCACGCTTTTATTTGGAAAATTAGATATACTAAATTTGATATAAAATAATCCATTAGAACTTACATCCGAGCATTGACCCTTGTGTACACACATTTGTTCCAAGTCTGGAAATTCTTTGAGAATCTTTACATCGCGCCAAAATAAGCCGTTCAAAAAGGTAATTCTTCTAAGAGTTCTTAGAGCTGTAAATGATTCAAGTCCTGCATTTGTACAAAGGCTTAAACATGCTGGCAAATCCAATTTCGTCTCGGTGTTATCAAGCAATATTGTAAGGCTTGTTAATCGCGGACAACTTGCTGTTATTGCTTTGATTTTAGAGGAGATAGACAGAGCAATGAGACTCTTTGAACATATCTTTAATCTTTCAAGTCCATTGCAGTTACTAAGGATTAAGGTTTCCAAACCTGGACATAATTCCAACATGAGCTCAACGATCTTGTCATTCAGATCAACATTACAAAGATCCAATGTTGTCAGGTCGGCCAAGCCACCAAAACCGTCTGGAAGATTTGTCAGCAGAAAATTCTTCAAAGCCAAAGATCTGAGATTTTGACATAAAAATATGGCTGTCGGAACTTCATAAATTTCTGAAACCTTCTCTACAATCTTAATCTCTTGCACACCTTTGAGAGCAGCGCGATGAATCCAATCAGAAATCTTGTCACTTGAACAGCAGAATCGAACATTGTTAAACTCGAAAACTTCAAGCGGACCAGAATGAAGCTCAAAAATAAGATCTATTATATTTTGGATTTCAGTAGGGCTACGCGATGAAGAAAAGAAATCCTCtggaaattttagattttttgcaaATGTCCAGCAAAATTTCCATCCTTTTGAGACAAGTGAACAATGAACTGCTTGTTTGAAAGGAATTTTACTGAGAATGAGGGGCAGAATGCAATCTGGCAAGTCGTCTAGGGTTAGTCGACTTCTTTTGCGAACCATAGCGAAACGCAGTATGCTCAAACCCTAACGCGTGAAAAAATATGTGAGAGAGATTAGGGCATTGAGAAATCACTGGGACCCTAAATATTTATAGCAGTTTAAACAAATAAAGAAAAGCAGCTCAAAGCCGAGGCGTGCAGCGTGAAGTAATTAAAAGTGTTCCACAATCGTATATTGCCAACTCAGTTTCATTTACGCATTTACCGCTATTGAGTGGGAATCAACTTTCATTTTGGCATTTATCGTTGTTTCATCTTCCCACGCACTTTGCacgatttt
This window harbors:
- the LOC131032908 gene encoding F-box/FBD/LRR-repeat protein At1g13570-like: MVRKRSRLTLDDLPDCILPLILSKIPFKQAVHCSLVSKGWKFCWTFAKNLKFPEDFFSSSRSPTEIQNIIDLIFELHSGPLEVFEFNNVRFCCSSDKISDWIHRAALKGVQEIKIVEKVSEIYEVPTAIFLCQNLRSLALKNFLLTNLPDGFGGLADLTTLDLCNVDLNDKIVELMLELCPGLETLILSNCNGLERLKICSKSLIALSISSKIKAITASCPRLTSLTILLDNTETKLDLPACLSLCTNAGLESFTALRTLRRITFLNGLFWRDVKILKEFPDLEQMCVHKGQCSDTDFFQRDDDAILPLENLKWVHLNITYFHHPVPLLSCLFRIAPALKTLLISRKKGFNGVSAEEFINLAWNLQRPSTETKVFLSRCTAREKICVDCDLVNFI